One window of the Manihot esculenta cultivar AM560-2 chromosome 14, M.esculenta_v8, whole genome shotgun sequence genome contains the following:
- the LOC110600121 gene encoding tetraspanin-8, with protein sequence MFRLSNNLVGILNFLTFLLSIPILGAGIWLRNHGSSECEKFLDTPVIVIGVFLMVVSLAGLIGACCRVSLLLWLYLFVMFLLIVLLFCFTIFAFVVTNKGAGQVVSGRGYKEYRLGDYSNWLQKRVNNAKNWNKIKSCLIDGKVCSDFNEKYLNDTLTEFYAEHLSAVQSGCCKPADECGFQYVSPINWTPSTTSSTNPDCAAWSNNPDTLCFNCNSCKAGLLDNIKRDWKKVAVVNIIFLVFLIIVYSVGCCAFRNNRSDNAYFSGWKQQP encoded by the exons ATGTTTCGTCTGAGCAATAACTTGGTTGGAATCCTGAACTTCCTCACCTTTCTTCTGTCCATCCCCATCCTCGGGGCCGGGATCTGGCTTCGAAACCATGGTAGCTCTGAATGTGAGAAGTTTCTTGACACGCCTGTGATTGTAATCGGCGTGTTTCTGATGGTGGTTTCTCTGGCAGGCCTCATCGGCGCTTGCTGTCGCGTGTCGTTGCTGCTTTGGTTGTATCTCTTTGTCATGTTCCTTCTAATTGTGTTGCTCTTCTGCTTCACAATCTTTGCTTTTGTAGTGACCAACAAAGGGGCTGGACAAGTGGTTTCTGGAAGGGGATACAAGGAGTACAGACTGGGAGACTACTCAAACTGGTTGCAGAAGAGGGTGAATAATGCGAAGAATTGGAACAAAATTAAGAGTTGTTTGATTGATGGGAAAGTCTGCTCTGATTTTAACGAGAAATATCTGAACGATACTTTGACAGAGTTTTATGCCGAGCACTTATCTGCTGTTCAG TCTGGATGCTGTAAGCCAGCAGATGAATGTGGTTTTCAGTACGTAAGCCCAATTAATTGGACGCCATCAACTACAAGTTCCACAAATCCTGACTGTGCTGCTTGGAGCAATAATCCTGATACTCTCTGTTTTAACTGCAACTCATGCAAGGCTGGACTGTTAGATAACATCAAGAGGGACTGGAAGAAAGTAGCTGTTGTGAACATAATATTCCTTGTGTTCCTAATCATTGTGTACTCTGTTGGATGCTGCGCTTTCAGGAACAACAGAAGCGATAATGCTTATTTTTCTGGATGGAAGCAGCAACCTTGA